One window from the genome of Hyalangium gracile encodes:
- the fliB gene encoding flagellin lysine-N-methylase: MDAPPRFAKRVLEFRCLADRCEDTCCVGLRVPVTEERLWQIRGVVSGSPDAERVESLLVPNPEGPPAERAFIQMRSDGSCPFLDAQRLCSLHRVHGERALPDPCVTFPRIVWRWGEQVEVAGSLACPEMARLLLLEEGALEQVPGPVDQVPRLEAARSLPGEPADAYVLNAGLIRAAALRVLNRREFSIASRLMFLGQLAFRLDSVFRSAEPFAGTPAEAAEVLQALLQGFEDPEALEAMHRSFAALQIPGGPCAGLLASMLKARRAAARGERFGPFVHGVLMSLWGSDSETEDTSGAWPAYVTRWRQLEATHGARAEQYFRQYLVAQWLRTPFTEVPNLLAYVFRLVLRVAMLRLTLVGHPEVAALCSPEQGTAPEASQAVLDRAAVECFYLVSRHVEQAPDILALVKGLAGAGGEETLGKAVVFAKFC, translated from the coding sequence ATGGATGCGCCCCCCCGCTTCGCCAAGAGAGTGTTGGAGTTCCGCTGCCTCGCCGACCGGTGTGAGGACACCTGCTGCGTCGGGCTCCGGGTGCCGGTGACCGAGGAGCGGCTGTGGCAGATCCGGGGCGTCGTGTCTGGCTCTCCTGATGCCGAGCGGGTGGAGTCGCTCCTGGTCCCGAATCCGGAGGGGCCTCCCGCGGAGCGCGCGTTCATCCAGATGCGCTCGGACGGGAGCTGTCCCTTCCTCGATGCCCAGCGGCTCTGCTCCCTGCATCGCGTGCACGGAGAGCGGGCCCTGCCCGACCCCTGCGTCACCTTCCCGCGCATCGTCTGGAGGTGGGGCGAGCAGGTGGAGGTGGCGGGCTCCCTTGCATGCCCCGAGATGGCGCGGCTGTTGTTGCTGGAGGAGGGCGCGCTGGAGCAGGTGCCCGGGCCCGTGGACCAGGTGCCTCGGCTGGAGGCGGCCCGGTCCCTGCCCGGAGAGCCGGCGGATGCGTACGTCCTGAACGCCGGGCTCATCCGCGCCGCCGCGCTGCGAGTCCTGAACCGGCGCGAGTTCTCCATCGCCTCGCGGCTCATGTTCCTGGGACAGCTGGCGTTCCGGCTGGACTCCGTCTTCCGGAGCGCCGAGCCCTTCGCGGGAACCCCGGCGGAAGCAGCGGAGGTGCTGCAGGCGCTGCTCCAGGGCTTCGAGGACCCCGAGGCGCTGGAGGCCATGCACCGGAGCTTCGCGGCCCTCCAGATTCCGGGAGGCCCCTGTGCCGGGCTGCTGGCGTCGATGCTGAAGGCGCGCAGGGCGGCGGCTCGGGGCGAGCGCTTCGGGCCCTTCGTCCATGGCGTGCTGATGTCGCTCTGGGGCTCCGACTCCGAGACGGAGGACACCTCTGGCGCGTGGCCTGCCTACGTCACGCGGTGGCGGCAGCTCGAAGCGACGCACGGAGCACGCGCCGAGCAGTACTTCCGGCAGTACCTCGTCGCGCAGTGGCTCCGCACTCCGTTCACGGAGGTGCCGAACCTGCTCGCCTACGTGTTCCGGCTGGTGCTGCGGGTGGCGATGCTCCGCCTCACGCTGGTGGGGCACCCGGAGGTGGCGGCGCTGTGCTCGCCGGAGCAGGGCACGGCTCCCGAGGCTTCCCAGGCCGTGCTGGACCGGGCCGCCGTCGAGTGCTTCTACCTCGTGTCCCGGCACGTCGAGCAGGCCCCCGACATCCTCGCCCTGGTGAAGGGGCTCGCGGGGGCCGGGGGCGAGGAGACGCTGGGCAAGGCCGTCGTCTTCGCGAAGTTCTGCTGA
- a CDS encoding peptidoglycan-binding protein yields MSITSATRTQSTQATATTSRSASNPNAILSKYNPTGASAATARQDGLQAGVAASRKMAQTDLKRIQPYADEFAAAGKKHGLPPALLAAIASRESRGGAALDSRGYGDHGNGFGLMQVDKRYHDLKGGPHSAAHIDQAAGILKSFLNQVKKAHPDWPPEQQLRGAVAAYNSGPGNVQTIKNMDVGTTGNDYSNDVWARAQALAPHFGGDSGTPSTSPEPTKPSTPSKPSTPSKPSGGANLPNATLKEGSRGNNVKTLQKSLEKLGFELGAQDGIFGPKTEGALKSFQRKNNLEVDGIFGPKTRAAMEKALDRAAKPKPTQPGDSFEGGKTQWKAAPSLADVKSGKTHLSQGMQGASVKHMQQLLGIDADGKFGPDTKRAVTDFQRQHKLDAGSGMGSVGPTTLEAMEKAAKANGPGNATPAMRKLAEAGRKAALSIGGYTSQGKCATGVSKAIQDAFGFKVWGNGNQIDNNLPRDKFKQVNMSLEEALKIPGLVLTWEKTPTRLGSIYGHTAITTGDGKSSVSDFIERNTLNASGRTGLKIFMPTM; encoded by the coding sequence ATGTCCATCACCTCCGCCACTCGTACGCAGAGCACGCAGGCCACGGCGACGACTTCTCGCTCCGCCTCGAACCCCAACGCCATCCTGTCCAAGTACAACCCCACGGGCGCCTCCGCGGCCACCGCGCGCCAGGACGGGCTGCAGGCCGGCGTTGCTGCCTCGCGCAAGATGGCGCAGACGGACCTGAAGCGGATCCAGCCGTACGCGGACGAGTTCGCCGCCGCGGGCAAGAAGCACGGCCTGCCGCCGGCCCTGCTCGCCGCCATCGCCAGCCGCGAGTCGCGCGGTGGCGCGGCGCTCGACAGCCGGGGCTACGGTGACCACGGCAACGGCTTCGGCCTCATGCAGGTCGACAAGCGCTACCACGACCTGAAGGGCGGGCCGCACAGCGCCGCGCACATCGATCAGGCGGCCGGCATCCTCAAGTCGTTCCTGAACCAGGTGAAGAAGGCGCACCCGGACTGGCCGCCCGAGCAGCAGCTGCGCGGCGCGGTGGCCGCGTACAACTCCGGCCCGGGCAACGTGCAGACCATCAAGAACATGGATGTCGGCACCACGGGCAACGACTACTCCAACGACGTGTGGGCGCGCGCGCAGGCGCTGGCCCCGCACTTCGGTGGCGACAGCGGCACCCCGTCCACCAGCCCCGAGCCGACCAAGCCCTCGACGCCGTCCAAGCCCTCGACGCCGTCCAAGCCCTCGGGCGGGGCCAACCTGCCCAACGCGACGCTCAAGGAGGGCAGCCGCGGCAACAACGTGAAGACCCTGCAGAAGTCGCTCGAGAAGCTGGGCTTCGAGCTGGGCGCGCAGGACGGCATCTTCGGCCCGAAGACGGAGGGCGCGCTGAAGAGCTTCCAGCGCAAGAACAACCTGGAGGTCGACGGCATCTTCGGCCCGAAGACGCGCGCGGCGATGGAGAAGGCGCTGGACCGCGCGGCCAAGCCGAAGCCGACCCAGCCGGGTGACTCCTTCGAGGGCGGCAAGACGCAGTGGAAGGCCGCCCCCTCGCTGGCGGACGTGAAGTCCGGCAAGACGCACCTGAGCCAGGGCATGCAGGGCGCCTCGGTCAAGCACATGCAGCAGCTGCTGGGCATCGACGCCGACGGCAAGTTCGGGCCGGACACCAAGCGGGCGGTGACCGACTTCCAGCGCCAGCACAAGCTGGACGCCGGCAGCGGGATGGGCTCGGTCGGGCCGACGACGCTCGAGGCCATGGAGAAGGCCGCCAAGGCCAATGGCCCGGGCAACGCGACGCCCGCGATGCGCAAGCTGGCCGAGGCCGGCCGCAAGGCGGCGCTGAGCATCGGCGGCTACACCAGCCAGGGCAAGTGCGCCACCGGCGTGAGCAAGGCCATCCAGGACGCCTTCGGCTTCAAGGTCTGGGGCAACGGCAACCAGATCGACAACAACCTGCCGCGTGACAAGTTCAAGCAGGTGAACATGTCGCTCGAGGAGGCGCTGAAGATCCCCGGCCTCGTCCTCACCTGGGAGAAGACCCCGACGCGCCTGGGCAGCATCTACGGCCACACCGCCATCACCACCGGTGACGGCAAGTCGTCCGTGAGCGACTTCATCGAGCGCAACACGCTGAACGCCAGCGGCCGCACCGGCCTGAAGATCTTCATGCCGACGATGTAG
- a CDS encoding sterol desaturase family protein: protein MELPLVKVLCITLVVSGLVKLVALGAGWGLVRLKVAERWRVYRRELAPGQLRSEAWAAVGVVLCDALLVGLFRYFVGHRMAPFSVPVALLSYAWMFVGFEVWFYVTHRLLHTRALYRFHAQHHVAQVTDPLTSLSFSLVERLVLMGGGFGLVLLAMEVMPIAQAGVMAYILTNYFLNVIGHGNTEWLPRRFVSSWLGRLFFTPTFHALHHARYQGHYGLFTVVLDGWFGTAFEDYPRVHARAREGQGLVRIGERLSAAEVPEPLPATTGAGVGGAS, encoded by the coding sequence ATGGAACTCCCCCTCGTGAAGGTGCTGTGCATCACCCTGGTGGTATCGGGGCTGGTGAAGCTCGTGGCGTTGGGGGCAGGGTGGGGGCTGGTCCGCCTCAAGGTGGCGGAGCGCTGGCGGGTGTACCGGCGGGAGCTGGCTCCCGGGCAGCTCCGCAGCGAGGCGTGGGCGGCCGTCGGGGTGGTGCTCTGCGACGCGCTGCTGGTGGGGCTGTTCCGGTACTTCGTGGGCCATCGCATGGCGCCCTTCAGCGTGCCGGTGGCGCTGCTGTCCTATGCGTGGATGTTCGTGGGCTTCGAGGTGTGGTTCTACGTGACGCACCGGCTGCTGCACACGCGGGCGCTCTACCGCTTCCACGCGCAGCACCACGTGGCGCAGGTGACGGATCCGCTCACCTCGCTGTCCTTCTCGCTGGTGGAGCGCCTGGTGCTGATGGGAGGCGGGTTTGGCCTGGTGCTCCTGGCCATGGAGGTGATGCCCATCGCGCAGGCGGGCGTCATGGCCTACATCCTGACCAACTACTTCCTGAACGTCATCGGGCACGGCAACACCGAGTGGCTGCCCCGGCGCTTCGTGTCCTCGTGGCTGGGGCGCCTGTTCTTCACGCCCACGTTCCACGCGCTGCACCATGCCCGCTACCAGGGGCACTACGGGCTGTTCACCGTCGTGCTGGACGGCTGGTTCGGCACGGCCTTCGAGGACTACCCGCGGGTGCACGCCCGGGCGCGCGAGGGCCAGGGGCTGGTGCGCATCGGCGAGCGCCTGTCCGCGGCAGAGGTGCCGGAGCCGCTCCCCGCCACGACGGGCGCCGGAGTCGGCGGGGCCAGCTGA
- a CDS encoding VOC family protein, protein MREDGKIDYVEWPAADLPRTKRFYAEAFGWRFTDYGPDYAAFNEGLDGGIHSGADSTGAKVPMVILYARDLEAMEAKVRAAGGVITHPIFSFPGGRRFHFRDPGGAELAVWSEK, encoded by the coding sequence ATGCGCGAGGATGGGAAGATCGACTATGTGGAGTGGCCCGCTGCGGACCTGCCGAGGACCAAGCGGTTCTATGCCGAGGCCTTCGGCTGGCGCTTCACCGACTACGGGCCGGACTACGCCGCCTTCAACGAGGGGCTGGACGGAGGGATACACAGCGGCGCTGACTCCACGGGGGCCAAGGTCCCCATGGTAATCCTCTATGCCCGCGACCTGGAGGCCATGGAGGCCAAGGTCCGCGCCGCCGGTGGCGTCATCACCCACCCGATCTTCAGCTTCCCGGGTGGTCGCCGCTTCCACTTCCGCGATCCAGGCGGTGCGGAGCTGGCGGTCTGGAGCGAGAAGTGA
- a CDS encoding M28 family metallopeptidase, giving the protein MPRFLLLPVLFLLTSPSAHAATSPEAERWWSHVRFLASDALEGRDTGSEGHRKAAAYVAEQLAALGVKPGAGDTYLQEVELTSRRVVEERSRLALVRNGKELPLVLGRDAIISPRQGEPGPVDAALVFVGYGLSIPEAGHDDFSGVDLQGKVAVMLHGGPSRISGALRAHHSSLAERTQALRMAGAVGLVILQNPKQLEMPWSRVAASRHQPAMQFAEASLNEEEGLKLRVSFNPEHSQKLFAGAPHGFQELVALADKDQPLPRFELPVRLKGRVDFASAPVKSVNVLGVLPGSDPSLAKEHVVLTAHLDHVGVGEPVKGDRIYNGAMDNATGVAAVLEMARALQAARPKRSVLFALVTGEERGLLGSRYFAAHPTVPAESMVANFNLDTFLPLTDFIRIVAYGREESSLAAPLQQLAEAHGVTVVPDPDPNQMLFIRSDQYSFIRLGVPALSFKFGYTRGSPEEALFKKWRYERYHAPSDDAAQPMNKEGAAKFIRALAELTRAVADAPERPRWNGDSFFRRFTRDAAP; this is encoded by the coding sequence ATGCCCCGCTTTCTCCTCCTGCCCGTCCTCTTCCTCCTGACTTCCCCTTCCGCCCATGCCGCCACCTCACCGGAGGCGGAGCGCTGGTGGAGCCATGTCCGGTTCCTCGCCAGTGATGCGCTGGAGGGACGTGACACGGGCAGCGAGGGCCACCGCAAGGCCGCCGCGTATGTCGCGGAGCAGCTCGCGGCCCTCGGGGTGAAGCCGGGGGCTGGCGACACGTATCTCCAGGAGGTGGAGCTGACCTCGCGACGGGTGGTGGAGGAGCGCTCGCGGCTGGCGCTGGTGAGGAACGGCAAGGAGCTGCCGCTGGTGCTGGGCCGAGATGCCATCATCTCTCCACGGCAGGGAGAGCCGGGCCCGGTGGATGCGGCCCTGGTGTTCGTGGGCTACGGCCTGTCCATCCCCGAGGCTGGACATGACGACTTCTCCGGTGTGGATCTCCAGGGCAAGGTGGCGGTCATGCTCCACGGGGGCCCGTCGCGCATCTCGGGGGCTCTCCGCGCCCACCACTCCTCCCTCGCCGAGCGCACACAGGCGCTGCGGATGGCGGGCGCGGTCGGCCTGGTGATTCTCCAGAACCCCAAGCAGCTGGAAATGCCCTGGTCGCGCGTCGCCGCGTCGCGCCACCAGCCCGCGATGCAGTTCGCGGAGGCTTCCCTCAACGAGGAGGAGGGGCTGAAGCTGCGGGTCTCCTTCAACCCCGAGCACTCACAGAAGCTCTTCGCTGGCGCTCCGCACGGCTTCCAGGAGCTCGTCGCGCTCGCGGACAAGGACCAGCCGCTGCCGAGGTTCGAGCTGCCCGTGCGCCTCAAGGGCCGGGTGGACTTCGCCAGCGCGCCGGTGAAGTCCGTCAACGTGCTAGGGGTGTTGCCCGGAAGCGACCCCTCGCTGGCGAAGGAGCACGTGGTGCTGACCGCGCACCTGGACCACGTGGGCGTGGGCGAGCCCGTGAAGGGGGACCGCATCTACAATGGCGCCATGGACAACGCCACGGGCGTCGCCGCGGTGCTGGAGATGGCGCGGGCGCTCCAGGCGGCGAGGCCGAAGCGCTCCGTGCTCTTCGCGCTGGTGACGGGCGAGGAGAGAGGCCTGCTGGGCTCCCGGTACTTCGCCGCCCACCCCACCGTCCCCGCCGAGAGCATGGTGGCCAACTTCAACCTGGACACGTTCCTGCCGCTCACCGACTTCATCCGCATCGTGGCCTACGGCCGGGAGGAGTCCTCGCTCGCCGCGCCGCTCCAGCAGCTCGCCGAGGCCCATGGCGTGACGGTGGTGCCCGATCCCGATCCGAACCAGATGTTGTTCATCCGCAGCGACCAGTACTCCTTCATCCGCCTGGGTGTGCCCGCCCTGAGCTTCAAGTTCGGCTACACCCGGGGCTCTCCGGAAGAGGCGCTATTCAAGAAGTGGCGCTACGAGCGCTACCACGCGCCGTCGGACGACGCGGCCCAGCCCATGAACAAGGAGGGCGCGGCGAAGTTCATCCGCGCTCTCGCCGAGCTCACCCGCGCCGTGGCGGATGCGCCCGAGCGACCGCGCTGGAATGGAGATAGCTTCTTCCGCCGCTTCACACGCGACGCCGCCCCCTGA
- a CDS encoding serine hydrolase domain-containing protein → MSSESGGRARIAGFARPGFEAVREAFIENFERRKELGAACCVYYRGEKVVDLWGGIRNAATGEPWEEDTMVIVYSATKGMAGLAMALAHSRGLFDYDERVSTYWPEFAQQGKEKITIRQLLAHQAGLFALDVRPDIGLVEDPDRLAVVLARQKPAWAPGMRQAYHGITLGFYESELLRRVDPKHRTLGRFFQEELADRLGLDFYIRLPDTIPDSRLAKIQRGNMAGAFFGLPLPMLLAVMNPRSRFRRCLWGSELPEKSEHIYRRNFEVPAGGGVGTARAMAHVYGVVATGGKELGLREDTLRQLMAPPLPPVRGFRDACMKVEIPFSLGFLKPGRKNPFGHPSAFGGPGSGGSMGFVDPEARLGYAYFPNRMGTHLADPREMALRAAVYRSIGETDPALVRGGSRRRGRIQVLRPRPV, encoded by the coding sequence ATGTCCAGCGAGAGCGGAGGGCGTGCTCGCATCGCGGGCTTTGCCAGGCCGGGTTTCGAGGCGGTGCGGGAGGCCTTCATCGAGAACTTCGAGCGCCGCAAGGAGCTCGGAGCCGCCTGCTGTGTCTACTACCGCGGGGAGAAGGTCGTCGACCTCTGGGGTGGCATCCGGAACGCGGCCACCGGGGAGCCCTGGGAAGAAGACACGATGGTCATCGTCTACTCCGCGACCAAGGGCATGGCCGGGCTGGCCATGGCGCTGGCCCACTCGCGGGGCTTGTTCGACTACGACGAGCGAGTGAGCACCTACTGGCCGGAGTTCGCCCAGCAGGGGAAGGAGAAGATCACCATCCGCCAGCTGCTCGCGCACCAGGCCGGGTTGTTTGCCTTGGATGTGCGTCCGGACATCGGCCTCGTCGAGGATCCCGACCGACTGGCGGTGGTCCTCGCCAGGCAGAAGCCCGCCTGGGCGCCGGGGATGCGGCAGGCCTACCACGGCATCACGCTCGGCTTCTATGAGAGCGAGCTCCTGCGCCGGGTGGATCCGAAGCACCGGACGCTGGGAAGGTTCTTCCAGGAGGAGCTGGCGGATCGGCTGGGGCTCGACTTCTACATCCGACTGCCTGACACCATCCCGGACTCACGGCTGGCGAAGATCCAGAGGGGCAACATGGCCGGCGCGTTCTTCGGGCTGCCCCTGCCCATGTTGCTCGCGGTGATGAATCCGCGCTCACGCTTCCGCCGGTGCCTGTGGGGGTCGGAGCTGCCGGAGAAGAGCGAGCACATCTATCGTCGGAACTTCGAGGTGCCCGCGGGAGGAGGCGTTGGAACGGCGCGGGCCATGGCTCACGTGTATGGCGTGGTCGCGACGGGCGGCAAGGAGCTCGGGCTACGCGAGGACACCTTGAGGCAGCTCATGGCGCCACCCCTCCCGCCGGTGCGAGGCTTCCGGGATGCATGCATGAAAGTGGAGATCCCGTTCTCGCTCGGGTTCCTGAAGCCGGGCCGGAAGAATCCCTTCGGGCATCCGAGCGCATTCGGTGGTCCGGGCTCGGGAGGCTCCATGGGCTTCGTCGACCCCGAAGCGCGGCTCGGCTACGCCTACTTCCCCAACCGGATGGGAACCCACCTGGCCGACCCCAGGGAGATGGCGCTGCGGGCCGCGGTGTACCGGTCGATTGGAGAGACAGACCCGGCGCTGGTGCGAGGCGGCTCCCGGCGGCGAGGAAGGATCCAGGTTCTGAGGCCCAGGCCCGTGTGA
- the pulA gene encoding pullulanase-type alpha-1,6-glucosidase: protein MRPLALSALLGTVAVPVAAIAAPTSVTLVGDFQSELGCASDNEPTCAATQLTLDASDGVWQKSFELPAGTWHYKVALDGALTETYPATELTVTRAAAGAVKFYYDPVSHYVRDDVARIMVAPGSFQSEIGCPGDWQPDCLKSWLQDPDGDGIFTFRTTAIPAGSYEAKVAINEKWDENYGDNGNNVGFTVPNAGEEMVFTFNATTKKVTIKSANASDGDILMAAAHWLTPDTLAWSPDLSNIPSGTIPEGSTFRLHYDLDGTMQLTASGIQGGTVVTLAQEPAGLSQALQDRFPHLKSAVALKLPESELGKVAQILRGQIAVSLTAPAGKVLDATSVQLPGVLDALYTYTGPLGATFEDGVPTLRVWAPTARKVRLLLFDDATAADPSQTVTMEAGEKGVWSATGEASWKNKFYLYEVEVYVRKEQAVRTNRVTDPYSVSLSTNSKRSQLVDLSDGSLLPEDWDELEKPALQAPEDIVLYELHVRDFSINDASVPENQRGTFKAFALESNGTKHLERLAKAGVTHVHLLPVFDIATVNENRAEQQQPAGDLVSLPPDSAQQWNAVNAVRETDGFNWGYDPYHYTVPEGSYATDPNGTPRIVEFREMVQALNQRGLRVVMDVVYNHTNSSGQDEKSVLDRIVPGYYHRLGRTGNVETSTCCQNTATENAMMEKLMVDSIVTWAKAYKVDGFRFDLMGHHMKANMLKVRAALDALTVAKDGVDGKAIYVYGEGWDFGEVQGNARGDNATQLNMAGTGIGTFSDRLRDAARGGNPFPDSQAQLREQGFINGLFYDPNENPTDTLEKQRELLLGHMDRIRVGLAGNLRDYSFTSAEGKSVTGSEIKYGGAPAGYTLDPQEVITYVSAHDNETLFDAVQMKAPRGANMDTRVRMHNLGMNLVALGQGIPFYHAGDELLRSKSMDRNSYDSGDWFNRVDWTYQSANWGVGLPPSGDNKGQWTILKELLADPALKPTPAHIQRSLENFEEMMRIRKSTALFRLRTAAEVQQRVHFLNTGPTQTPGLIVMHIAGDRYSAEGAYRDAVVIFNASDEEQRFVADTFKDVELELHPVLKESTDPIVRTSAFAAGTGTFTVPARTTAVFMGKAPVTGPGEKPDDSGDSCGVTGTGSAAFSAVALLLVLGALRRPRRREQ, encoded by the coding sequence GTGCGTCCGCTCGCGCTCAGCGCGCTGCTGGGTACCGTCGCCGTCCCGGTGGCCGCCATCGCGGCGCCCACCAGCGTGACGCTCGTGGGTGACTTCCAGAGCGAGCTCGGCTGCGCGAGCGACAATGAGCCCACGTGCGCCGCCACCCAGCTCACGCTCGATGCGAGCGATGGCGTGTGGCAGAAGAGCTTCGAGCTCCCCGCGGGCACCTGGCACTACAAGGTGGCCCTCGACGGCGCGCTGACGGAGACGTACCCCGCGACGGAGCTCACCGTGACGCGGGCCGCCGCCGGGGCGGTGAAGTTCTACTACGACCCCGTCAGCCATTATGTCCGCGACGACGTGGCGCGGATCATGGTCGCCCCGGGCAGCTTCCAGAGCGAGATCGGCTGTCCCGGCGACTGGCAGCCGGACTGCCTCAAGTCCTGGCTCCAGGATCCGGACGGTGACGGCATCTTCACCTTCCGGACCACGGCCATCCCGGCGGGCTCGTACGAGGCGAAGGTCGCCATCAACGAGAAGTGGGACGAGAACTACGGGGACAACGGCAACAACGTGGGGTTCACCGTCCCGAACGCGGGCGAGGAGATGGTGTTCACCTTCAACGCCACGACCAAGAAGGTGACCATCAAGTCCGCCAACGCGTCGGATGGCGACATCCTCATGGCCGCGGCGCACTGGCTGACGCCGGACACGCTGGCGTGGAGCCCGGATCTCAGCAACATCCCCTCGGGCACCATCCCCGAGGGCTCCACCTTCCGGCTGCACTACGATTTGGACGGGACGATGCAGCTGACCGCTTCTGGCATCCAGGGCGGCACGGTGGTCACGCTCGCCCAGGAGCCCGCCGGCTTGAGCCAGGCGCTCCAGGATCGCTTCCCGCACCTCAAGAGCGCCGTGGCCCTGAAGCTCCCCGAGTCGGAGCTGGGCAAGGTGGCGCAGATCCTCCGTGGGCAGATCGCCGTCTCGCTCACGGCTCCCGCGGGCAAGGTGCTGGACGCCACGTCCGTGCAGCTGCCGGGCGTGCTGGACGCGCTCTACACGTACACGGGCCCGTTGGGCGCCACCTTCGAGGACGGCGTGCCCACGCTCCGTGTCTGGGCGCCCACGGCGCGCAAGGTGCGGCTGCTGCTCTTCGACGACGCGACCGCGGCCGACCCATCCCAGACCGTCACGATGGAGGCGGGCGAGAAGGGCGTGTGGTCCGCCACGGGCGAGGCCTCGTGGAAGAACAAGTTCTACCTCTATGAGGTGGAGGTCTACGTCCGCAAGGAGCAGGCGGTGAGGACCAACCGCGTCACGGATCCGTACTCGGTGAGCCTGTCCACCAACAGCAAGCGCAGCCAGCTGGTGGACCTGAGCGACGGGTCGCTCCTACCAGAGGACTGGGACGAGCTCGAGAAGCCGGCGCTTCAGGCCCCCGAGGACATCGTCCTCTACGAGCTGCACGTGCGCGACTTCAGCATCAATGACGCCTCCGTTCCGGAGAACCAGCGGGGCACCTTCAAGGCCTTCGCCCTGGAGTCCAACGGTACGAAGCATCTGGAGCGGCTGGCCAAGGCGGGCGTGACGCACGTCCACCTGCTGCCCGTGTTCGACATCGCCACCGTCAACGAGAACCGGGCCGAGCAGCAGCAGCCGGCCGGGGACCTGGTGTCGCTGCCGCCGGACTCCGCTCAGCAGTGGAACGCGGTGAACGCGGTGCGGGAGACGGACGGCTTCAACTGGGGCTATGACCCGTACCACTACACCGTGCCCGAGGGCAGCTACGCCACGGATCCGAACGGCACTCCCCGCATCGTGGAGTTCCGCGAGATGGTGCAGGCGCTCAACCAGCGCGGCCTGCGCGTGGTGATGGACGTGGTCTACAACCACACGAACTCCTCGGGGCAGGACGAGAAGTCGGTGCTGGATCGGATCGTCCCCGGCTACTACCACCGGCTCGGGCGCACCGGGAACGTGGAGACCTCCACGTGCTGCCAGAACACCGCCACCGAGAACGCGATGATGGAGAAGCTGATGGTGGACTCCATCGTCACCTGGGCCAAGGCGTACAAGGTGGATGGCTTCCGCTTCGACCTGATGGGCCACCACATGAAGGCCAACATGCTCAAGGTGCGCGCGGCGCTCGATGCGCTCACCGTGGCGAAGGACGGGGTGGACGGCAAGGCCATCTACGTCTACGGCGAGGGCTGGGACTTCGGCGAGGTGCAGGGCAACGCCCGGGGTGACAACGCCACGCAGCTCAACATGGCGGGCACGGGCATCGGTACCTTCAGCGACCGGCTCCGCGACGCGGCGCGCGGCGGCAACCCCTTCCCAGACTCGCAGGCGCAGCTGCGCGAGCAGGGCTTCATCAACGGCCTGTTCTACGATCCGAACGAGAACCCCACGGACACGCTCGAGAAGCAGCGCGAGCTGCTGCTGGGGCACATGGACCGCATCCGCGTGGGCCTGGCCGGCAACCTCCGGGACTACTCCTTCACGAGCGCGGAGGGGAAGTCGGTGACGGGCTCGGAGATCAAGTACGGTGGGGCTCCGGCGGGCTACACGCTGGATCCGCAGGAGGTCATCACCTACGTCTCGGCCCACGACAACGAGACGCTGTTCGACGCGGTGCAGATGAAGGCGCCGCGCGGCGCGAACATGGACACCCGGGTGCGGATGCACAACCTGGGCATGAACCTGGTGGCGCTGGGCCAGGGCATCCCGTTCTACCACGCGGGTGACGAGCTGCTGCGCTCCAAGTCGATGGACCGCAACAGCTACGACTCGGGAGACTGGTTCAACCGGGTGGACTGGACTTACCAGTCGGCCAACTGGGGCGTGGGACTGCCGCCCTCCGGCGACAACAAAGGCCAGTGGACCATCCTGAAGGAGCTGCTCGCGGACCCGGCGCTCAAGCCGACGCCGGCCCACATCCAGCGCTCGCTCGAGAACTTCGAGGAGATGATGCGCATCCGCAAGAGCACGGCCCTCTTCCGGCTCCGGACGGCGGCGGAGGTGCAGCAGCGCGTGCACTTCCTGAACACCGGCCCGACCCAGACCCCCGGCCTCATCGTGATGCACATCGCGGGAGACCGGTACAGCGCCGAGGGCGCGTACCGGGACGCGGTGGTCATCTTCAACGCGAGCGATGAGGAGCAGCGCTTCGTCGCGGACACCTTCAAGGACGTGGAGTTGGAGCTCCACCCGGTGCTGAAGGAGTCCACGGATCCCATCGTCCGGACCTCGGCGTTCGCCGCGGGCACGGGCACGTTCACCGTGCCGGCGCGCACCACGGCGGTGTTCATGGGCAAGGCGCCCGTGACGGGCCCGGGGGAGAAGCCGGATGACTCCGGCGACAGCTGCGGGGTGACCGGCACGGGCAGCGCGGCGTTCAGCGCGGTGGCCCTGTTGCTGGTGCTCGGCGCGCTGCGGCGTCCGCGCCGCCGCGAGCAGTAG